The Clostridium chauvoei genome has a window encoding:
- the rapZ gene encoding RNase adapter RapZ, which translates to MRFIIVTGLSGAGKTEATRSLEDMGYFCVDNLPPKLIPKFAEACVQSQGKIDKVALVIDIRGGIFFDDLFESLNYLKDQEFKYEILFLDSSDEVLVKRFKETRRSHPLSPGSRVITGITEERNKLREVKDRADIIIDTSKYAIRDLREEMNKNYGDAEQPEKQLSVTVLSFGFKYGIPVDSDLVFDVRFIPNPFYIPELKPYSGNDEPVKDYVLKQQETVEFVSKSIDMLDFLIPNYKKEGKRQLIISVGCTGGRHRSVAIANAIYEKLSEKNYNVSVEHRDIREDVHQGAKKL; encoded by the coding sequence ATGAGATTTATAATAGTTACAGGATTATCAGGAGCAGGTAAAACAGAAGCTACAAGAAGTTTAGAAGATATGGGATATTTCTGTGTAGATAACCTTCCACCAAAATTAATACCAAAATTTGCAGAAGCATGTGTTCAAAGTCAAGGAAAGATAGATAAAGTAGCACTAGTTATAGATATTAGAGGTGGAATATTCTTTGATGATTTATTCGAAAGCTTAAATTATTTAAAAGATCAAGAATTTAAATATGAAATATTATTTTTAGATTCATCAGATGAGGTTTTAGTTAAAAGATTCAAAGAGACAAGAAGAAGTCATCCGTTATCACCAGGAAGTAGAGTTATTACTGGGATAACAGAAGAAAGAAATAAATTAAGAGAAGTAAAAGATAGAGCAGATATAATAATAGATACATCTAAATATGCAATAAGAGATTTAAGAGAAGAAATGAATAAAAACTATGGAGATGCAGAACAACCAGAAAAGCAACTTTCTGTAACTGTATTAAGTTTTGGATTTAAATATGGTATTCCAGTAGATTCAGATTTGGTATTTGATGTTAGATTTATACCAAATCCATTCTATATTCCAGAGTTAAAACCATATTCAGGAAATGATGAGCCTGTTAAAGATTATGTATTAAAGCAACAAGAAACAGTAGAATTTGTAAGTAAGTCAATAGATATGTTAGACTTTTTAATTCCAAATTATAAGAAAGAAGGAAAGAGACAGCTTATTATATCTGTAGGATGCACAGGTGGAAGACATAGGTCAGTTGCCATTGCAAATGCAATTTATGAAAAGCTATCAGAAAAGAACTATAATGTATCTGTAGAACATAGGGACATCAGAGAAGATGTTCATCAGGGAGCTAAAAAACTGTGA